In Phlebotomus papatasi isolate M1 chromosome 1, Ppap_2.1, whole genome shotgun sequence, the following proteins share a genomic window:
- the LOC129810459 gene encoding plexin domain-containing protein 1 isoform X4 produces MNYKQEAFWKVLEEDIGDLSIYHKYEASESFLPYLSDDNVMVERIKRQATPDQKTTSAETATTKTTAINATSTETTNSSSTEATVTVDPVLKDSSQQLLGVNGTGQRKVYPTTPLPTKVSDPININTPQDSNASGNQSLNKFLGSEISGEDDITVDNIDKFDVDMNKTLLEHNITQFKEEYHVYYNSTVIEDPDMANKIMATFGNLTVSTLLSKSHRRAMTVQLKFDFPFYGNPLRNITIATGGFLYTGEYVHSWLAATQYIAPLMANFDSRMSDKSFVKYLDNGTAFTVLWENIYLQDHPTEMPFTFSASLHKTGDIVFAYYSVPMPIEAIRDEKHPVKVGLSDAYISDKTIFFARRKTIYEYHRVSFASDDIKNGTVIFLSAQPTCLSYTDCVSCLTKLSSFKCYWCPTVNRCSTGTDRQRHDWVQKGCEKVQIVDQFKCPAIGEKGNNAGSGSDSSEGGEKSWHSDSGARDTEEEHRGNPMGSDESRDVSRSGSDMVSKQLITRDSADSGTGHSAGVGTVLGFLIPVVLILSGVLWVFYAYRNPHTKSGQFLIQYRPSQWSWRRGEARYTAATIHM; encoded by the exons ATCTTTCTATTTATCACAAGTATGAGGCGAGTGAGTCGTTTTTACCCTATCTGAGTGATGATAATGTGATGGTTGAGCGAATTAAGAGACAAGCAACGCCAGACCAAAAGACTACGTCAGCTGAAACGGCTACAACGAAAACCACCGCAATAAATGCCACAAGTACAGAAACTACCAATTCCAGCTCCACTGAGGCCACTGTAACTGTGGATCCTGTTCTCAAGGATTCCAGTCAACAACTTTTAGGTGTCAATGGAACTGGTCAGAGGAAAG TGTATCCTACCACACCACTTCCAACAAAAGTTTCCGATCCCATCAACATCAACACACCTCAGGATTCAAATGCTTCTGGCAATCAGAGCTTGAATAAATTCTTAGGTTCTGAGATAAGTGGAGAAGATGATATTACTGTGGACAATATTGACAAATTCGATGTAGACATGAATAAGACTCTCTTGGAACACAATATTACGCAATTCAAGGAGGAATATCATGTTTACTACAACAGTACAGTAATTGAAGATCCTGATATGGCTAATAAAATTATGGCAACATTTGGAAATCTAACAGTCAGCACACTCCTTTCAAAGTCTCACAGAAGAGCCATG ACGGTTCAGCTGAAGTTTGACTTTCCCTTCTATGGAAATCCACTGAGAAATATCACAATTGCAACTGGAGGATTTCTCTACACTGGAGAATATGTTCATTCTTGGTTAGCAGCTACTCAGTATATTGCACCATTGATGGCTAACTTTGATTCCCGCATGTCGGATAAGTCGTTCGTGAAGTATTTGGATAACG GAACGGCATTTACTGTGCTTTGGGAAAATATATATCTTCAGGATCATCCAACAGAGATGCCATTCACCTTCAGTGCCTCACTCCATAAGACTGGAGACATTGTGTTTGCATATTATTCAGTACCGATGCCAATTGAAGCGATCCGAGATGAAAAGCATCCCGTCAAAGTGGGCCTCTCAGACGCATACATCAGCGAcaagacaatattct TTGCGAGGAGAAAGACAATTTATGAGTATCATCGAGTGAGTTTTGCGAGCGATGATATCAAGAATGGCACGGTTATCTTTCTCAGTGCACAACCAACTTGTCTCTCATACACTGATTGTGTTTCGTGCTTGACAAAATTGAGTTCATTCAAG TGCTATTGGTGTCCAACTGTCAACCGGTGCTCGACGGGCACGGATCGTCAGCGACACGATTGGGTGCAAAAGGGATGTGAAAAAGTGCAAATTGTGGATCAATTCAAGTGTCCAGCGATTGGGGAGAAGGGCAATAATGCCGGAAGTGGAAGTGATAGTAGCGAAGGTGGTGAAAAATCGTGGCATTCAGATTCGGGTGCTAGGGATACAGAAGAAGAACATAGAGGGAATCCAATGGGTAGCGATGAAAGTCGAGATGTATCCCGAAGTGGTAGTGATATGGTATCCAAACAACTTATAACGAGAGATTCGGCAGATAGTGGGACAGGACATAGTGCTGGCGTTGGAACTGTTTTAGGGTTCCTTATTCCAGTAGTCCTCATTCTGTCCGGAGTCCTTTGGGTGTTCTATGCCTATCGCAATCCACATACCAAGAGTGGACAATTTTTAATACAG TACCGTCCGAGTCAGTGGTCATGGAGACGGGGAGAAGCTCGTTATACAGCTGCAACAATTCATATGTAG
- the LOC129810459 gene encoding plexin domain-containing protein 1 isoform X3, with product MNYKQEAFWKVLEEDIGDLSIYHKYEASESFLPYLSDDNVMVERIKRQATPDQKTTSAETATTKTTAINATSTETTNSSSTEATVTVDPVLKDSSQQLLGVNGTGQRKVYPTTPLPTKVSDPININTPQDSNASGNQSLNKFLGSEISGEDDITVDNIDKFDVDMNKTLLEHNITQFKEEYHVYYNSTVIEDPDMANKIMATFGNLTVSTLLSKSHRRAMTVQLKFDFPFYGNPLRNITIATGGFLYTGEYVHSWLAATQYIAPLMANFDSRMSDKSFVKYLDNGTAFTVLWENIYLQDHPTEMPFTFSASLHKTGDIVFAYYSVPMPIEAIRDEKHPVKVGLSDAYISDKTIFFARRKTIYEYHRVSFASDDIKNGTVIFLSAQPTCLSYTDCVSCLTKLSSFKCYWCPTVNRCSTGTDRQRHDWVQKGCEKVQIVDQFKCPAIGEKGNNAGSGSDSSEGGEKSWHSDSGARDTEEEHRGNPMGSDESRDVSRSGSDMVSKQLITRDSADSGTGHSAGVGTVLGFLIPVVLILSGVLWVFYAYRNPHTKSGQFLIQLRGYKYRPSQWSWRRGEARYTAATIHM from the exons ATCTTTCTATTTATCACAAGTATGAGGCGAGTGAGTCGTTTTTACCCTATCTGAGTGATGATAATGTGATGGTTGAGCGAATTAAGAGACAAGCAACGCCAGACCAAAAGACTACGTCAGCTGAAACGGCTACAACGAAAACCACCGCAATAAATGCCACAAGTACAGAAACTACCAATTCCAGCTCCACTGAGGCCACTGTAACTGTGGATCCTGTTCTCAAGGATTCCAGTCAACAACTTTTAGGTGTCAATGGAACTGGTCAGAGGAAAG TGTATCCTACCACACCACTTCCAACAAAAGTTTCCGATCCCATCAACATCAACACACCTCAGGATTCAAATGCTTCTGGCAATCAGAGCTTGAATAAATTCTTAGGTTCTGAGATAAGTGGAGAAGATGATATTACTGTGGACAATATTGACAAATTCGATGTAGACATGAATAAGACTCTCTTGGAACACAATATTACGCAATTCAAGGAGGAATATCATGTTTACTACAACAGTACAGTAATTGAAGATCCTGATATGGCTAATAAAATTATGGCAACATTTGGAAATCTAACAGTCAGCACACTCCTTTCAAAGTCTCACAGAAGAGCCATG ACGGTTCAGCTGAAGTTTGACTTTCCCTTCTATGGAAATCCACTGAGAAATATCACAATTGCAACTGGAGGATTTCTCTACACTGGAGAATATGTTCATTCTTGGTTAGCAGCTACTCAGTATATTGCACCATTGATGGCTAACTTTGATTCCCGCATGTCGGATAAGTCGTTCGTGAAGTATTTGGATAACG GAACGGCATTTACTGTGCTTTGGGAAAATATATATCTTCAGGATCATCCAACAGAGATGCCATTCACCTTCAGTGCCTCACTCCATAAGACTGGAGACATTGTGTTTGCATATTATTCAGTACCGATGCCAATTGAAGCGATCCGAGATGAAAAGCATCCCGTCAAAGTGGGCCTCTCAGACGCATACATCAGCGAcaagacaatattct TTGCGAGGAGAAAGACAATTTATGAGTATCATCGAGTGAGTTTTGCGAGCGATGATATCAAGAATGGCACGGTTATCTTTCTCAGTGCACAACCAACTTGTCTCTCATACACTGATTGTGTTTCGTGCTTGACAAAATTGAGTTCATTCAAG TGCTATTGGTGTCCAACTGTCAACCGGTGCTCGACGGGCACGGATCGTCAGCGACACGATTGGGTGCAAAAGGGATGTGAAAAAGTGCAAATTGTGGATCAATTCAAGTGTCCAGCGATTGGGGAGAAGGGCAATAATGCCGGAAGTGGAAGTGATAGTAGCGAAGGTGGTGAAAAATCGTGGCATTCAGATTCGGGTGCTAGGGATACAGAAGAAGAACATAGAGGGAATCCAATGGGTAGCGATGAAAGTCGAGATGTATCCCGAAGTGGTAGTGATATGGTATCCAAACAACTTATAACGAGAGATTCGGCAGATAGTGGGACAGGACATAGTGCTGGCGTTGGAACTGTTTTAGGGTTCCTTATTCCAGTAGTCCTCATTCTGTCCGGAGTCCTTTGGGTGTTCTATGCCTATCGCAATCCACATACCAAGAGTGGACAATTTTTAATACAG CTAAGAGGATACAAG TACCGTCCGAGTCAGTGGTCATGGAGACGGGGAGAAGCTCGTTATACAGCTGCAACAATTCATATGTAG
- the LOC129810459 gene encoding plexin domain-containing protein 1 isoform X2: MDFLQIFLFFVLFSPIAPFGHIDRDLSIYHKYEASESFLPYLSDDNVMVERIKRQATPDQKTTSAETATTKTTAINATSTETTNSSSTEATVTVDPVLKDSSQQLLGVNGTGQRKVYPTTPLPTKVSDPININTPQDSNASGNQSLNKFLGSEISGEDDITVDNIDKFDVDMNKTLLEHNITQFKEEYHVYYNSTVIEDPDMANKIMATFGNLTVSTLLSKSHRRAMTVQLKFDFPFYGNPLRNITIATGGFLYTGEYVHSWLAATQYIAPLMANFDSRMSDKSFVKYLDNGTAFTVLWENIYLQDHPTEMPFTFSASLHKTGDIVFAYYSVPMPIEAIRDEKHPVKVGLSDAYISDKTIFFARRKTIYEYHRVSFASDDIKNGTVIFLSAQPTCLSYTDCVSCLTKLSSFKCYWCPTVNRCSTGTDRQRHDWVQKGCEKVQIVDQFKCPAIGEKGNNAGSGSDSSEGGEKSWHSDSGARDTEEEHRGNPMGSDESRDVSRSGSDMVSKQLITRDSADSGTGHSAGVGTVLGFLIPVVLILSGVLWVFYAYRNPHTKSGQFLIQYRPSQWSWRRGEARYTAATIHM; encoded by the exons ATCTTTCTATTTATCACAAGTATGAGGCGAGTGAGTCGTTTTTACCCTATCTGAGTGATGATAATGTGATGGTTGAGCGAATTAAGAGACAAGCAACGCCAGACCAAAAGACTACGTCAGCTGAAACGGCTACAACGAAAACCACCGCAATAAATGCCACAAGTACAGAAACTACCAATTCCAGCTCCACTGAGGCCACTGTAACTGTGGATCCTGTTCTCAAGGATTCCAGTCAACAACTTTTAGGTGTCAATGGAACTGGTCAGAGGAAAG TGTATCCTACCACACCACTTCCAACAAAAGTTTCCGATCCCATCAACATCAACACACCTCAGGATTCAAATGCTTCTGGCAATCAGAGCTTGAATAAATTCTTAGGTTCTGAGATAAGTGGAGAAGATGATATTACTGTGGACAATATTGACAAATTCGATGTAGACATGAATAAGACTCTCTTGGAACACAATATTACGCAATTCAAGGAGGAATATCATGTTTACTACAACAGTACAGTAATTGAAGATCCTGATATGGCTAATAAAATTATGGCAACATTTGGAAATCTAACAGTCAGCACACTCCTTTCAAAGTCTCACAGAAGAGCCATG ACGGTTCAGCTGAAGTTTGACTTTCCCTTCTATGGAAATCCACTGAGAAATATCACAATTGCAACTGGAGGATTTCTCTACACTGGAGAATATGTTCATTCTTGGTTAGCAGCTACTCAGTATATTGCACCATTGATGGCTAACTTTGATTCCCGCATGTCGGATAAGTCGTTCGTGAAGTATTTGGATAACG GAACGGCATTTACTGTGCTTTGGGAAAATATATATCTTCAGGATCATCCAACAGAGATGCCATTCACCTTCAGTGCCTCACTCCATAAGACTGGAGACATTGTGTTTGCATATTATTCAGTACCGATGCCAATTGAAGCGATCCGAGATGAAAAGCATCCCGTCAAAGTGGGCCTCTCAGACGCATACATCAGCGAcaagacaatattct TTGCGAGGAGAAAGACAATTTATGAGTATCATCGAGTGAGTTTTGCGAGCGATGATATCAAGAATGGCACGGTTATCTTTCTCAGTGCACAACCAACTTGTCTCTCATACACTGATTGTGTTTCGTGCTTGACAAAATTGAGTTCATTCAAG TGCTATTGGTGTCCAACTGTCAACCGGTGCTCGACGGGCACGGATCGTCAGCGACACGATTGGGTGCAAAAGGGATGTGAAAAAGTGCAAATTGTGGATCAATTCAAGTGTCCAGCGATTGGGGAGAAGGGCAATAATGCCGGAAGTGGAAGTGATAGTAGCGAAGGTGGTGAAAAATCGTGGCATTCAGATTCGGGTGCTAGGGATACAGAAGAAGAACATAGAGGGAATCCAATGGGTAGCGATGAAAGTCGAGATGTATCCCGAAGTGGTAGTGATATGGTATCCAAACAACTTATAACGAGAGATTCGGCAGATAGTGGGACAGGACATAGTGCTGGCGTTGGAACTGTTTTAGGGTTCCTTATTCCAGTAGTCCTCATTCTGTCCGGAGTCCTTTGGGTGTTCTATGCCTATCGCAATCCACATACCAAGAGTGGACAATTTTTAATACAG TACCGTCCGAGTCAGTGGTCATGGAGACGGGGAGAAGCTCGTTATACAGCTGCAACAATTCATATGTAG
- the LOC129810459 gene encoding plexin domain-containing protein 1 isoform X1, protein MDFLQIFLFFVLFSPIAPFGHIDRDLSIYHKYEASESFLPYLSDDNVMVERIKRQATPDQKTTSAETATTKTTAINATSTETTNSSSTEATVTVDPVLKDSSQQLLGVNGTGQRKVYPTTPLPTKVSDPININTPQDSNASGNQSLNKFLGSEISGEDDITVDNIDKFDVDMNKTLLEHNITQFKEEYHVYYNSTVIEDPDMANKIMATFGNLTVSTLLSKSHRRAMTVQLKFDFPFYGNPLRNITIATGGFLYTGEYVHSWLAATQYIAPLMANFDSRMSDKSFVKYLDNGTAFTVLWENIYLQDHPTEMPFTFSASLHKTGDIVFAYYSVPMPIEAIRDEKHPVKVGLSDAYISDKTIFFARRKTIYEYHRVSFASDDIKNGTVIFLSAQPTCLSYTDCVSCLTKLSSFKCYWCPTVNRCSTGTDRQRHDWVQKGCEKVQIVDQFKCPAIGEKGNNAGSGSDSSEGGEKSWHSDSGARDTEEEHRGNPMGSDESRDVSRSGSDMVSKQLITRDSADSGTGHSAGVGTVLGFLIPVVLILSGVLWVFYAYRNPHTKSGQFLIQLRGYKYRPSQWSWRRGEARYTAATIHM, encoded by the exons ATCTTTCTATTTATCACAAGTATGAGGCGAGTGAGTCGTTTTTACCCTATCTGAGTGATGATAATGTGATGGTTGAGCGAATTAAGAGACAAGCAACGCCAGACCAAAAGACTACGTCAGCTGAAACGGCTACAACGAAAACCACCGCAATAAATGCCACAAGTACAGAAACTACCAATTCCAGCTCCACTGAGGCCACTGTAACTGTGGATCCTGTTCTCAAGGATTCCAGTCAACAACTTTTAGGTGTCAATGGAACTGGTCAGAGGAAAG TGTATCCTACCACACCACTTCCAACAAAAGTTTCCGATCCCATCAACATCAACACACCTCAGGATTCAAATGCTTCTGGCAATCAGAGCTTGAATAAATTCTTAGGTTCTGAGATAAGTGGAGAAGATGATATTACTGTGGACAATATTGACAAATTCGATGTAGACATGAATAAGACTCTCTTGGAACACAATATTACGCAATTCAAGGAGGAATATCATGTTTACTACAACAGTACAGTAATTGAAGATCCTGATATGGCTAATAAAATTATGGCAACATTTGGAAATCTAACAGTCAGCACACTCCTTTCAAAGTCTCACAGAAGAGCCATG ACGGTTCAGCTGAAGTTTGACTTTCCCTTCTATGGAAATCCACTGAGAAATATCACAATTGCAACTGGAGGATTTCTCTACACTGGAGAATATGTTCATTCTTGGTTAGCAGCTACTCAGTATATTGCACCATTGATGGCTAACTTTGATTCCCGCATGTCGGATAAGTCGTTCGTGAAGTATTTGGATAACG GAACGGCATTTACTGTGCTTTGGGAAAATATATATCTTCAGGATCATCCAACAGAGATGCCATTCACCTTCAGTGCCTCACTCCATAAGACTGGAGACATTGTGTTTGCATATTATTCAGTACCGATGCCAATTGAAGCGATCCGAGATGAAAAGCATCCCGTCAAAGTGGGCCTCTCAGACGCATACATCAGCGAcaagacaatattct TTGCGAGGAGAAAGACAATTTATGAGTATCATCGAGTGAGTTTTGCGAGCGATGATATCAAGAATGGCACGGTTATCTTTCTCAGTGCACAACCAACTTGTCTCTCATACACTGATTGTGTTTCGTGCTTGACAAAATTGAGTTCATTCAAG TGCTATTGGTGTCCAACTGTCAACCGGTGCTCGACGGGCACGGATCGTCAGCGACACGATTGGGTGCAAAAGGGATGTGAAAAAGTGCAAATTGTGGATCAATTCAAGTGTCCAGCGATTGGGGAGAAGGGCAATAATGCCGGAAGTGGAAGTGATAGTAGCGAAGGTGGTGAAAAATCGTGGCATTCAGATTCGGGTGCTAGGGATACAGAAGAAGAACATAGAGGGAATCCAATGGGTAGCGATGAAAGTCGAGATGTATCCCGAAGTGGTAGTGATATGGTATCCAAACAACTTATAACGAGAGATTCGGCAGATAGTGGGACAGGACATAGTGCTGGCGTTGGAACTGTTTTAGGGTTCCTTATTCCAGTAGTCCTCATTCTGTCCGGAGTCCTTTGGGTGTTCTATGCCTATCGCAATCCACATACCAAGAGTGGACAATTTTTAATACAG CTAAGAGGATACAAG TACCGTCCGAGTCAGTGGTCATGGAGACGGGGAGAAGCTCGTTATACAGCTGCAACAATTCATATGTAG